The following are encoded together in the Apium graveolens cultivar Ventura unplaced genomic scaffold, ASM990537v1 ctg8054, whole genome shotgun sequence genome:
- the LOC141704613 gene encoding protein POST-ILLUMINATION CHLOROPHYLL FLUORESCENCE INCREASE, chloroplastic-like: MASVAAVTSASQISSSSLASVSSVNSTTAYFVGLPSKKYNQKRRKSVRLSRKVTAAATAVVAAPPEEVKEYVLPRWAEFDLGRAPIYWKTMNGLPPTSGEKLKLFYNPAATKLAPNEDFGIAFNGGFNQPIMCGGEPRAMLCKTRGKADPPIYTIQICIPKHAMNLIFSFTNGTEWDGPYRLKFEVPKNWRNKPVDFFNEGLAEELSREGACEKAIFPDTNIIVDRCALMGNLTLEGGDRCELNLVSGCTDIGSPLYDPLANVDDGSCPLSDSED, translated from the exons ATGGCTTCAGTAGCTGCAGTTACAAGTGCTTCCCAGATTTCATCTTCTTCTCTTGCCTCAGTTTCTAGTGTTAACTCCACCA CTGCCTATTTTGTGGGTTTGCCCTCGAAGAAATACAATCAGAAGAGAAGGAAGTCGGTAAGACTCAGTCGGAAAGTAACAGCAGCTGCAACTGCTGTTGTAGCAGCTCCTCCTGAGGAAGTGAAAGA ATATGTACTACCAAGGTGGGCTGAGTTTGATCTTGGACGAGCTCCTATCTACTGGAAAACTATGAATGGTCTCCCTCCCACTTCT GGAGAGAAGCTGAAGCTATTTTACAATCCAGCTGCAACCAAACTTGCTCCTAACGAGGACTTTGGAATCGCTTTTAATG GAGGTTTTAATCAACCTATAATGTGTGGTGGAGAGCCCAGAGCAATGCTATGTAAAACTAGAGGAAAAGCTGATCCTCCCATTTATACAATCCAGATATGCATACCAAAACATG CTATgaacttgatcttttcatttaCAAATGGTACCGAGTGGGATGGTCCATACAGATTGAAGTTTGAAGTTCCAAAGAACTGGAGAAATAAACCCGTAGATTTCTTCAATGAG GGTCTTGCAGAGGAATTGAGCAGAGAAGGTGCATGCGAAAAGGCCATATTTCCAGACACAAATATAATTGTAGACAGATGTGCTCTTATGGGAAATCTGACACTTGAAGGA GGTGATCGCTGTGAGCTTAATCTTGTAAGTGGATGCACTGATATAGGTTCACCCCTATACGACCCTCTAGCCAATGTGGACGATGGTTCCTGCCCTCTTTCAGACTCtgaagattaa
- the LOC141704616 gene encoding SNF1-related protein kinase regulatory subunit gamma-like PV42a → MQMDSGVKLRVLKVSDVMPADKRRLVEVPYTATLAHTMNALVANRVVALPVAAPPGKWIGAGGSMILEADKQTGVVRKHYIGMVTMLDILAHIAGDDGSDGFDHLEDKMSVHVSALIGQCLETLSLWTLNPTTSILDCMEVFSKGIHRALVPMDSQVENVAGVELLESASCYQMITQMDLLKFLKEKDSAELQAIMSRSVTELGAMSGHVFGVTDRTRVIDAIKSMRAASLLAVPVIEASETSDECHSTLVDGKGRKLVGTFSATDLRGCPISQLRAWLPVSVMEFTEKLSSDLPQAAGHSPDDLSRSATRELVTCYADSPLWETVDKALTKHVHRVWVVDAMGLLVGLVTLTDIIRVIRDSLLHEP, encoded by the exons ATGCAGATGGATAGTGGTGTTAAGTTGAGGGTTTTAAAAGTGAGTGATGTGATGCCGGCGGATAAACGGAGATTAGTGGAGGTTCCGTACACTGCAACGCTGGCACACACCATGAATGCGTTGGTGGCAAACAGGGTGGTGGCACTTCCGGTGGCTGCACCGCCGGGGAAGTGGATAGGAGCAGGAGGGTCGATGATATTGGAGGCTGATAAGCAAACAGGCGTGGTTAGAAAACATTATATTGGGATGGTTACTATGCTTGATATATTGGCTCATATTGCTGGTGATGATGGTAGCGATGGATTTGATCATCTTGAAGACAAGATGTCGGTGCATGTTTCGGCTCTTATTGGACAGTGTCTTGAAACCCTTAGTCTTTGGACACTTAATCCTACTACCAG CATTCTAGACTGTATGGAAGTGTTCAGCAAAGGAATCCATCGAGCTCTAGTACCAATGGACAGTCAAGTGGAGAATGTAGCTGGAGTTGAACTACTCGAGTCTGCTTCATGTTATCAGATGATCACTCAGATGGACCTCTTGAAATTCTTGAAGGAGAAAGATTCGGCTGAGCTACAGGCCATAATGTCGCGTAGTGTAACCGAATTAGGAGCTATGAGTGGTCATGTCTTTGGCGTTACTGATCGCACCAGAGTCATTGATGCCATCAAGTCCATGAGAGCTGCTTCCCTCCTTGCTGTACCTGTTATTGAAGCTTCAGAAACCTCTGATGAATGTCACAGCACGCTCGTAGAT GGTAAAGGAAGGAAGCTAGTTGGTACGTTCTCAGCAACAGATTTGAGAGGATGCCCAATATCTCAACTGCGTGCTTGGTTACCTGTAAGTGTCATGGAATTCACAGAAAAGCTTTCGTCAGATCTGCCTCAAGCTGCTGGTCATTCTCCTGATGATTTGTCAAGAAGTGCTACGAGAGAGCTGGTGACATGTTACGCTGATTCTCCTCTCTGGGAGACAGTTGACAAGGCCCTTACTAAACATGTCCACCGTGTATGGGTGGTGGATGCCATGGGTTTGCTGGTAGGGCTTGTAACTCTCACCGACATCATCAGAGTGATCAGGGACTCGCTGCTCCATGAGCCTTAG